From one Gallionella capsiferriformans ES-2 genomic stretch:
- a CDS encoding carbohydrate porin → MAISSWLNRLLLVLLLPSLSPANAVEFAGFDITGYGRGGVYSSPAGTPRGAYTLGGDMQKFRLGNEGDNGIEVGIGKSLEVGNNFKLGLMYMPAMWNGQSSNAQGYTSISGLSLAPEAKFWVGQRRLRIQDVHIVDRFLMDYGDNIGAGMTDMSLGFAKLGMGVFSSSTLDKSSSSPNGASRINLDLSEISVNQGGALRLLATAVRGNFQMGSQGVGLSLLHNQSDFLTAGLNNSLFLQSSTGHAGLSGQFQGLGDVATGTAEQPGQRSMRIADALNWQRGAFGGQAVAAWQTAKTDGGVNNGKSTRDIAIGARVSYAFSANFKLLTEVGSTSRSMDGQNRQQLNKITIAPTLALAADFWSRPELRFYVTHISWNAAAAAANAGGFGAGGRMANTVAGAQVEAWW, encoded by the coding sequence ATGGCAATCTCATCATGGCTGAACCGCCTGTTATTGGTCCTGTTGCTGCCGAGTCTGTCGCCGGCTAATGCTGTCGAATTCGCCGGATTCGATATTACCGGTTACGGACGGGGTGGTGTGTATTCAAGCCCGGCTGGAACGCCGCGCGGTGCTTATACGTTGGGCGGCGACATGCAGAAATTTCGTCTGGGCAATGAGGGGGACAACGGAATCGAGGTGGGGATAGGCAAGTCACTGGAGGTCGGAAACAATTTCAAGTTGGGGCTGATGTATATGCCGGCAATGTGGAACGGGCAATCTTCCAATGCGCAGGGTTACACCTCCATATCCGGATTGTCACTGGCACCGGAGGCTAAATTCTGGGTCGGACAAAGGCGCTTGCGTATTCAAGACGTGCACATCGTCGACCGATTCCTAATGGATTATGGCGATAATATCGGCGCTGGCATGACCGATATGAGTCTTGGGTTCGCCAAACTGGGTATGGGGGTATTTTCCAGCAGTACGCTGGATAAAAGCAGTTCATCGCCCAATGGTGCCAGCCGCATCAATCTCGACCTGTCAGAGATAAGCGTCAATCAGGGTGGTGCGTTACGCCTGCTGGCAACCGCGGTGCGCGGCAATTTTCAGATGGGTTCGCAAGGTGTAGGACTTTCCCTGTTGCATAATCAGTCCGATTTTTTAACCGCAGGACTTAACAACAGTCTGTTTTTGCAGAGTTCGACTGGACACGCCGGACTGAGCGGGCAATTTCAAGGGCTGGGCGATGTGGCAACAGGCACTGCCGAGCAACCCGGTCAGCGCAGCATGCGCATTGCTGATGCACTCAATTGGCAGCGCGGAGCCTTTGGCGGGCAGGCGGTGGCAGCTTGGCAGACGGCCAAAACAGACGGCGGGGTTAACAACGGAAAAAGCACGCGGGATATCGCCATCGGTGCTCGTGTATCTTATGCATTCTCCGCGAACTTCAAGTTGCTGACCGAAGTTGGCAGTACGTCTCGCAGCATGGACGGACAAAACCGGCAGCAGTTGAATAAGATCACCATCGCGCCCACGCTGGCACTCGCTGCGGACTTCTGGTCGCGTCCTGAGTTGAGATTTTACGTCACGCATATCAGCTGGAATGCTGCCGCTGCTGCGGCGAATGCGGGTGGTTTCGGTGCCGGAGGGCGTATGGCGAATACCGTTGCCGGCGCGCAAGTAGAGGCTTGGTGGTAG
- the pgsA gene encoding CDP-diacylglycerol--glycerol-3-phosphate 3-phosphatidyltransferase, producing MNINIPNLLTWLRILLIPVFVTAFYLSDTTLSPHLKNLIATGVFLLAAVTDWLDGYLARRLNQSSAFGAFLDPVADKLMVAAALILLVKLGRADAIIAFIIIGREITISALREWMAKVGESKSMAVSMLGKIKTTFQMVAIALLLYHEEFAGLDCQVLGSMLLYMAALLTLWSMGYYLMMAMQRLKEI from the coding sequence ATGAATATAAACATCCCAAATCTGCTCACATGGCTGAGGATTCTGCTCATCCCTGTGTTTGTGACGGCTTTTTACCTGTCTGATACTACGCTAAGTCCGCATCTGAAGAATTTAATTGCGACTGGTGTTTTTTTGCTCGCTGCAGTGACAGACTGGTTGGACGGTTATCTCGCGCGTCGCCTGAATCAATCCTCTGCGTTTGGTGCCTTCCTCGATCCGGTCGCTGACAAGTTGATGGTCGCCGCCGCCTTAATTTTGCTGGTCAAGCTGGGACGCGCCGATGCAATTATTGCGTTTATCATCATCGGCCGCGAAATTACCATTTCCGCCTTGCGTGAATGGATGGCGAAAGTCGGTGAGAGTAAGAGTATGGCAGTTTCGATGCTGGGTAAAATTAAGACGACTTTTCAGATGGTTGCCATTGCGCTGCTGCTTTATCACGAGGAGTTTGCCGGATTGGATTGTCAGGTGCTAGGTTCAATGCTGCTTTATATGGCGGCGCTGCTGACCTTGTGGTCTATGGGCTATTACCTGATGATGGCGATGCAAAGATTGAAAGAAATTTGA
- a CDS encoding ribokinase: MRSDSELIRSGSEVECQVAAVRDQNRDTNEDEMRILNIGSINIDHVYKVDHFVRAGETIGGLSYSIFAGGKGFNQSIALARAGASTLHAGRVGEGASWLLQRLAQEGVDTTHVTVGEAATGHAIIQVTPDGENAIVLYGGANQLLSEVDVESALSSCSPGDYLLVQNETSCVAQAIQKAHDNGLRIVFNPAPMTADVLSYPLECVDIFILNETEAEGLTGKTDLADIIASMRDRFPSSAAVLTLGSKGAIYFDASSVHQKSALLVDAVDTTAAGDTFIGFFLGELMLTGDPVKALTQGCHAAAICVTRAGASDSIPLRKELETIAVHQDSKAIISVIINMNSSPSIHSIA, translated from the coding sequence ATGCGTTCCGATAGTGAGCTTATCAGGTCAGGTAGCGAAGTTGAATGTCAGGTAGCGGCCGTTCGTGATCAGAATAGAGATACCAACGAGGATGAAATGCGAATATTGAATATCGGTTCAATCAACATTGACCACGTCTACAAGGTCGATCACTTTGTGCGTGCCGGTGAGACCATCGGCGGCCTGAGTTACAGTATCTTCGCAGGTGGTAAGGGATTCAATCAATCCATCGCGCTAGCCCGTGCAGGAGCGTCCACTCTTCATGCGGGAAGGGTTGGAGAGGGCGCCTCATGGTTGCTCCAGCGCCTTGCACAAGAAGGGGTTGATACGACCCATGTGACCGTGGGAGAAGCAGCGACAGGGCACGCCATCATTCAGGTCACTCCGGACGGGGAAAACGCAATTGTGCTGTATGGCGGAGCGAATCAACTACTCTCCGAAGTAGACGTCGAATCGGCTCTTTCATCCTGTTCTCCAGGAGACTACCTGCTGGTCCAGAACGAAACCAGTTGTGTGGCGCAAGCGATTCAAAAAGCCCACGATAATGGCTTGCGAATTGTATTCAATCCTGCCCCGATGACCGCCGATGTCCTTAGCTACCCGCTGGAATGTGTGGATATTTTCATCCTCAATGAGACTGAGGCAGAAGGACTTACCGGAAAAACCGATCTTGCGGATATCATCGCCAGTATGCGCGACCGATTTCCCAGTTCTGCAGCGGTACTAACGCTAGGAAGCAAAGGCGCAATCTATTTTGACGCCAGTTCGGTGCATCAGAAATCCGCTCTTCTCGTAGATGCAGTTGATACAACTGCGGCAGGCGACACGTTCATCGGTTTTTTTCTTGGCGAGCTGATGCTGACCGGTGATCCGGTTAAGGCACTCACTCAGGGCTGTCATGCCGCAGCAATCTGCGTTACCAGAGCCGGCGCATCGGATTCCATCCCACTACGAAAAGAGCTGGAAACCATTGCCGTCCACCAAGATAGCAAGGCGATTATAAGTGTCATCATCAATATGAACAGCAGTCCTAGTATTCATAGTATCGCCTAA
- a CDS encoding 23S rRNA (adenine(2030)-N(6))-methyltransferase RlmJ: MLSYRHAFHAGNHADVLKHFIEVQLLTYLAQKDKPFWYIDTHAGAGCYSLDRGYAVQNAEYESGIARLWDRDDLPEALAGYVNLVKGINPDGLMKLYPGSPLVAAELLRDGDKMRLFELHPSDTELLKDNFADYRSDVLVQTSDGFGALKALLPPPPRRALMLIDPPYEEKQDYQRVVTALNEGLKRFAGGVYAVWYPQLQRNDARELPEQLKKLPVKSWLHVALSVKGPGEDGFGMHGSGMFVLNPPWNLHGTLQQVMPYLVSVLGQDKLASYTLEYREN, from the coding sequence ATGTTGAGTTACCGTCACGCCTTTCACGCCGGCAACCATGCCGATGTGCTCAAGCACTTTATCGAGGTGCAATTACTGACCTATCTGGCCCAAAAAGACAAACCTTTCTGGTATATCGATACGCATGCGGGGGCCGGGTGCTATTCCTTGGATCGCGGCTATGCGGTGCAGAATGCAGAGTATGAAAGCGGCATCGCCAGACTTTGGGATCGTGACGATTTGCCCGAAGCACTCGCAGGCTATGTGAATCTGGTCAAAGGAATTAATCCGGACGGACTGATGAAGCTCTATCCCGGCTCGCCGCTGGTTGCCGCCGAGCTGTTGCGCGACGGCGACAAGATGCGCCTGTTTGAATTGCACCCGTCCGATACCGAACTTCTGAAAGATAATTTTGCCGACTACCGATCCGATGTGCTGGTGCAGACATCGGATGGTTTCGGTGCGCTCAAAGCCTTGCTGCCGCCCCCGCCGCGTCGCGCGCTGATGTTGATCGATCCCCCTTATGAAGAGAAGCAGGATTATCAGCGTGTGGTGACCGCGCTCAATGAAGGTCTCAAGCGATTTGCCGGCGGTGTATATGCGGTGTGGTATCCCCAGTTGCAGCGTAACGATGCGCGTGAATTGCCTGAACAGCTCAAAAAGCTCCCGGTGAAGAGTTGGTTGCATGTCGCCCTGAGTGTAAAAGGTCCCGGTGAAGATGGTTTCGGTATGCACGGCAGCGGTATGTTCGTGCTCAATCCGCCTTGGAATCTGCACGGCACCCTTCAGCAGGTGATGCCGTATCTGGTCAGCGTGCTGGGGCAAGACAAGCTGGCATCCTATACACTGGAATACCGGGAAAATTAG
- the uvrC gene encoding excinuclease ABC subunit UvrC: MATEKFDPKPILASLPLLPGVYRYYDDKGALLYVGKAVQLKKRVSSYFQKTNVSPRIRLMVSHIARIETTVTRSEAEALLLENNLIKSLKPRYNILFRDDKSYPYIVLTGDEFPRLTYYRGTPNKQHQYFGPYPNSYAARETIQLLQRIFRIRTCEDSVYNNRTRPCLQHQINRCTAPCVNLISALDYQADIHRAVLLLQGKHQEVERTLRDAMDQAAENQHYEQAAVLRDQLRALHTVQQKQFVESTGGTTDADIIALAQSGGLVCLNLAMVRGGRHLGDKSFFPEHAEGLASDEIVVAFIAQHYLDLAVPPILLLASDCTDKTLAQLLSEQAGHAVKISTATTGERRQWLEMAQRNAELALGQRVMQQGGQQQRLDRLREWLEMPTVQRIECFDISHIMGEATVASCVVYENLDMRSSQYRRYNISGITPGDDYAAMRQALTRRYQKIRTGEGARPDLVLIDGGLGQLHVAMEVMAELALDLALVGVAKGVERKPGMEQLIFPDGTARQLPADDPALHLIQQIRDEAHRFAVAGHRARRGKTRTASSLEEIAGVGDKRRRSLLTHFGGLREVAQASVEQLCQVEGISKSLAQVIYQRLH; this comes from the coding sequence TTGGCTACGGAAAAATTTGATCCCAAGCCTATCCTGGCCAGCCTGCCGCTGCTGCCGGGCGTCTATCGCTATTACGATGACAAGGGTGCGCTGCTCTATGTTGGTAAGGCTGTTCAGCTGAAAAAACGCGTCTCATCGTATTTTCAGAAGACCAATGTGTCGCCGCGCATCCGTTTGATGGTCTCGCATATTGCGCGCATCGAAACCACGGTGACGCGCTCTGAAGCCGAGGCCTTGCTGCTTGAAAACAATCTGATCAAATCCCTAAAGCCGCGTTACAACATCCTGTTTCGCGATGACAAGTCCTATCCGTATATCGTACTGACGGGGGATGAGTTTCCCCGTTTGACCTATTATCGCGGCACGCCGAACAAGCAGCATCAGTATTTCGGCCCGTATCCGAATTCTTATGCCGCGCGCGAGACGATACAGTTGCTGCAACGGATATTTCGCATCCGCACCTGCGAGGACAGCGTGTATAACAATCGCACGCGTCCCTGTTTGCAGCATCAGATCAATCGCTGCACCGCGCCCTGTGTGAATCTGATCTCGGCACTAGACTATCAGGCCGATATACATCGTGCCGTACTACTGTTGCAGGGTAAACATCAGGAAGTCGAGCGCACTTTGCGCGATGCGATGGATCAGGCGGCTGAAAATCAGCATTACGAGCAGGCCGCCGTGCTGCGCGACCAGTTGCGTGCGCTGCATACCGTCCAGCAAAAACAATTCGTAGAGTCGACCGGCGGGACGACGGATGCCGATATCATCGCACTGGCGCAATCAGGCGGTTTGGTCTGCCTGAATCTTGCGATGGTGCGTGGCGGACGTCATCTGGGAGATAAGAGTTTTTTCCCTGAGCATGCGGAAGGTCTGGCCTCAGATGAAATTGTCGTAGCCTTTATCGCGCAGCATTATCTTGATCTCGCCGTGCCACCGATACTGTTGCTCGCGTCTGACTGCACCGATAAAACCCTGGCGCAACTGTTGAGCGAGCAGGCGGGACATGCAGTGAAAATTAGCACCGCTACGACAGGCGAGCGCCGGCAATGGCTTGAGATGGCGCAACGCAATGCCGAGTTGGCGCTGGGGCAGCGCGTGATGCAGCAAGGCGGGCAGCAACAGCGTCTGGACAGGTTGCGTGAATGGCTGGAAATGCCCACTGTGCAGCGCATCGAGTGTTTTGATATCAGTCATATCATGGGCGAGGCCACAGTCGCCTCCTGTGTGGTCTACGAAAATCTGGATATGCGTTCTTCGCAATACCGGCGCTACAACATCAGTGGCATTACGCCGGGGGATGACTATGCGGCGATGCGTCAGGCATTGACCCGTCGCTATCAGAAAATCCGCACGGGGGAGGGCGCACGGCCGGATCTGGTTTTGATCGACGGCGGTCTGGGGCAGTTGCATGTCGCGATGGAAGTCATGGCGGAGCTGGCGCTTGATCTGGCGCTGGTGGGGGTGGCGAAGGGCGTTGAGCGTAAGCCTGGCATGGAGCAGCTGATTTTCCCCGACGGTACGGCACGGCAGTTGCCAGCGGATGATCCCGCGCTGCATTTGATACAACAGATCCGTGACGAGGCGCACCGTTTTGCGGTAGCCGGCCACCGCGCACGGCGCGGCAAAACGCGCACCGCATCGAGTTTGGAGGAAATCGCGGGGGTTGGCGACAAACGCCGCCGCAGCCTGCTGACCCACTTTGGCGGGCTGCGTGAAGTCGCGCAGGCCTCCGTCGAGCAACTCTGTCAGGTTGAAGGAATCAGTAAATCGCTTGCCCAAGTGATTTACCAGCGGCTACACTAA
- a CDS encoding substrate-binding domain-containing protein, which translates to MNTIRMLRVLLLAFCLPAVAAENKVIAFAQDTMANDFRRAQVYEVRDEVARYPQLSFVYSDAQGQTSLLIRQIEQFIEQKVDLLVLGTNDEQAVVPVVTKAYQAGIPVIVLDRGINGKQFTSFINSDNIRIGEIGAEYIASRLNGKGLVLLFEGLQKADVTQLRSKGFLTEIGKHSGIRVIRRTGNYLRKDAVVEMEKLVSDGIRVDAIFSESDSMLSGVRMVLSKSNIDPRSVVMVGCDYTSEARQAIRDGTQSGSVLFPLGGKKAVEIALKIFAGESVPKHIYNPVKLVTKDNVEQVPPIF; encoded by the coding sequence ATGAATACGATACGGATGTTGCGGGTACTGCTGCTGGCGTTCTGTCTGCCGGCTGTTGCCGCTGAAAACAAGGTTATTGCCTTTGCGCAGGACACCATGGCGAATGATTTTCGCCGGGCGCAGGTCTATGAAGTGCGCGACGAAGTGGCCAGATATCCGCAGCTGTCCTTTGTCTATTCTGATGCACAGGGGCAGACATCGCTGCTGATACGCCAGATTGAGCAGTTTATCGAGCAGAAGGTGGATTTGCTGGTGCTGGGTACCAACGATGAGCAGGCTGTCGTACCTGTTGTAACTAAGGCGTATCAGGCGGGCATTCCGGTGATCGTGCTCGATCGGGGTATCAACGGCAAGCAGTTCACGTCCTTTATCAACTCCGATAACATCAGGATAGGTGAAATCGGTGCCGAATACATCGCCAGCCGTTTGAATGGAAAAGGGCTGGTTCTTCTTTTTGAGGGTTTGCAAAAAGCCGATGTGACCCAGTTGCGCAGCAAGGGATTTCTGACTGAAATAGGTAAACACAGCGGCATCAGGGTCATCAGACGGACCGGTAACTATTTGCGTAAGGACGCGGTCGTTGAAATGGAGAAACTGGTGTCTGATGGGATTCGTGTGGATGCGATCTTCTCGGAGAGCGACAGCATGTTGAGCGGAGTACGCATGGTGCTGAGTAAAAGCAACATCGACCCCCGTTCAGTTGTGATGGTGGGTTGCGACTACACCAGTGAAGCCCGGCAGGCGATTCGCGACGGCACGCAGAGCGGTTCGGTGCTGTTCCCACTGGGCGGAAAAAAGGCGGTCGAAATCGCCCTGAAAATTTTTGCCGGAGAATCTGTTCCCAAACACATTTATAACCCGGTGAAGCTGGTGACCAAGGACAATGTAGAACAAGTACCACCAATTTTCTGA
- a CDS encoding putative bifunctional diguanylate cyclase/phosphodiesterase translates to MNKYLNLLRNGRKFNLLTKLSLLVTSAVLLVVVALGFYFNDFLKDRFLDDTQQRMQRGFVRLAYNLKEIEHELRDGIAFIGNDEKTIASVDLINKYQDKSNYNLFLIDEEKKSVVSELLSRVKLSFNSDISIYDQNGELIAFVSKDDEGYQLNFFSYEAGQRKLFRRYEQHAVYSPAQALPKGIAFTHKDYYTAEEQLLHGSSITYHRQGDDVVIRSHQSIFQGDTGKVIAHIEMSRILDKQYFANFSRDIDLDISLSFDVMKANAVLGENLSVQHIDITQSDQEYLGVLKKEIVSGVVYFVARLDKAALNAMLNASRSQFLLLLVAVAVTTLLLMRYLIRRRLELPLNSLMEQIRKIERQDYSASDEVRTGDELEDISASVNQLALAVHDRESQLQQARKEQEYLSDHDALTGLPNRRHFSKRLEHALDSTRENRAQFAVMFLDLDQFKLVNDTLGHHIGDELLVQVANRLVQQPGSGQTLARIGGDEFNILIEGVGDIQQLKEIVGQYLAQFHEPFLCAGLEIDISASIGVATFPRDGEDSVSLIKHADLAMYKSKDKGRNNYSFYSDDLAEYAQKRADMTAALKLAIEAGDQFELYYQPKTSVLTHKIDAVEALIRWRSPNFGMVPPGQFIALAEETGLIVPIGLWVLKQGLRDFLELQREGIQLEHISLNVSNVQLRNDETVAALKDVIAASGVAPDHIELEITESYIADDVNHAIGVLQSFRDMGVGLAIDDFGTGYSSMSYLKKLPVTRIKIDKSFVDGLPGSEDSITLTNSVIALAKNFGLAITAEGVELESQLVFLEQQCCDQIQGYYFSKPLPFNELKDYCRSSLKHSSKNSNVIQLQSVKSQ, encoded by the coding sequence ATGAATAAATACTTAAACTTATTGCGAAATGGCAGAAAATTCAACCTGCTGACCAAGCTGTCTTTGCTGGTGACTTCAGCCGTGTTACTTGTCGTGGTTGCTTTGGGATTTTATTTTAACGATTTTCTGAAGGATCGTTTTTTAGATGACACCCAGCAGCGCATGCAGCGCGGTTTTGTGCGGCTGGCATACAACCTCAAGGAAATCGAGCACGAACTGCGCGATGGAATCGCCTTCATCGGAAATGACGAGAAGACGATTGCCTCAGTCGATCTGATCAACAAATATCAGGACAAGAGCAATTACAATCTATTTCTGATCGACGAGGAGAAAAAGAGTGTCGTGTCGGAGTTGCTCAGCCGCGTCAAGCTCTCGTTTAACAGCGATATCTCCATTTATGACCAGAACGGCGAACTGATCGCTTTTGTATCCAAAGACGATGAGGGCTATCAGCTCAATTTTTTCTCGTATGAAGCTGGGCAAAGAAAGCTGTTCCGCCGTTATGAGCAACACGCCGTTTACAGTCCTGCGCAGGCGCTCCCTAAAGGGATTGCGTTCACTCACAAGGATTACTATACGGCAGAAGAACAGTTGCTGCACGGCAGCAGCATCACCTACCACAGGCAGGGTGACGATGTGGTCATCAGGTCGCATCAGAGCATTTTTCAGGGAGACACCGGAAAGGTTATCGCACACATCGAGATGTCGCGAATTCTGGATAAACAATACTTTGCAAATTTTTCTAGGGACATCGATCTGGATATCAGCTTGTCGTTTGATGTTATGAAGGCGAATGCGGTGCTGGGCGAAAATCTGAGTGTGCAACATATCGACATTACGCAAAGCGATCAGGAGTACTTGGGTGTTCTGAAAAAAGAGATTGTCTCGGGTGTCGTGTACTTCGTTGCCAGACTGGATAAGGCGGCACTGAATGCGATGCTGAATGCGAGTCGCAGCCAGTTTTTGCTGCTGCTGGTCGCCGTTGCTGTGACCACGCTGCTGCTGATGCGCTATTTGATCCGCCGCCGGCTGGAGCTCCCGTTAAATTCACTGATGGAGCAGATCAGGAAAATTGAGCGGCAGGATTATTCTGCGTCTGACGAAGTGCGCACCGGTGATGAACTTGAGGATATTTCAGCCAGCGTCAATCAGCTGGCGCTCGCCGTACATGACCGGGAGAGTCAGTTGCAGCAAGCCAGAAAAGAGCAGGAGTATCTCTCCGATCACGATGCCTTGACCGGCTTGCCAAATCGCCGCCATTTTTCCAAGCGTCTGGAACATGCGCTCGATTCGACAAGAGAGAATCGAGCCCAGTTCGCCGTGATGTTTCTAGATCTGGATCAATTCAAGCTGGTCAACGATACGTTGGGGCATCACATCGGCGATGAACTGCTGGTGCAGGTGGCAAACCGGCTGGTGCAGCAGCCGGGCTCAGGACAGACACTGGCTCGCATCGGCGGCGATGAATTCAATATTTTGATTGAAGGGGTGGGGGATATTCAGCAGCTCAAGGAAATAGTCGGCCAGTACCTGGCACAGTTTCACGAGCCATTTTTGTGCGCGGGCCTTGAGATCGACATCTCAGCCAGTATCGGCGTCGCAACTTTCCCGAGGGACGGCGAGGACAGCGTTTCGCTGATAAAACACGCTGATCTCGCGATGTATAAGTCGAAAGATAAAGGGCGCAACAACTACAGCTTTTATTCGGATGATCTGGCTGAATACGCACAGAAGCGCGCTGATATGACGGCTGCGCTGAAGCTGGCAATCGAGGCCGGCGATCAGTTCGAGCTATATTACCAGCCTAAAACTTCTGTTCTCACGCATAAGATCGATGCAGTTGAAGCACTGATACGTTGGCGCTCGCCAAACTTCGGCATGGTGCCGCCCGGTCAGTTTATTGCGCTGGCAGAGGAGACAGGCCTGATCGTGCCTATTGGACTGTGGGTTTTAAAGCAGGGACTGCGTGATTTTCTGGAATTGCAGCGCGAGGGCATACAGCTTGAACATATTAGTCTGAATGTATCCAACGTCCAGTTGCGCAATGACGAAACCGTGGCGGCTCTCAAGGACGTGATTGCCGCCAGCGGGGTGGCACCCGATCACATCGAACTTGAGATCACCGAGAGTTATATTGCCGACGACGTCAATCATGCGATCGGGGTATTGCAATCGTTCCGGGATATGGGCGTGGGTTTGGCAATCGATGATTTCGGAACGGGCTATTCGTCGATGAGTTATCTTAAAAAACTGCCTGTCACCCGCATCAAAATCGACAAGTCATTTGTGGACGGTTTGCCGGGCAGCGAGGACAGCATCACGTTGACGAATTCGGTGATTGCCTTGGCAAAGAATTTTGGCCTCGCGATCACCGCAGAAGGCGTGGAGCTCGAATCACAGCTGGTTTTCCTCGAGCAACAGTGCTGTGACCAGATTCAGGGTTACTACTTTTCAAAGCCGCTGCCCTTCAATGAACTGAAGGACTATTGCCGTTCTTCGCTGAAGCACTCGTCAAAAAACAGTAACGTCATCCAGTTGCAGTCAGTGAAATCGCAATAA